The Roseovarius indicus genome has a segment encoding these proteins:
- a CDS encoding aminotransferase class I/II-fold pyridoxal phosphate-dependent enzyme, which produces MFPERFSNLPEYAFPRLRALLDSHKPGGAPAHMTIGEPKHPFPAWITDVITEHAHEFGNYPANEGTPELRQSITDWVNRRYGVTLKPDTNVMALNGTREGLYNAMMALCPEAKNGKWPMVLIPNPFYQVYMVAALSVGAEPVFLPATKENGFLPDFSEVPGDILNQVTVAYLCSPSNPQGAVATREDWAHLIGLAELYDFKIFADECYSEIYRDEPPVGALQVAREMGADPERVVIFHSLSKRSNLPGLRSGFVAGGPESIRRMKQLRAYAGAPLPMPLQRVAEKVWADESHVEENRALYQEKYALADTIMNRVPGYQPPEAGFFLWLPVADGEEAALRLWKKTGVRVLPGAYLSRDTDAGNPGKNYIRVAMVAPKDEMADGLTRLRDCLYT; this is translated from the coding sequence ATGTTTCCCGAGCGGTTTTCGAACCTTCCGGAATACGCGTTCCCGCGTTTGCGGGCGCTACTGGATTCCCATAAGCCCGGCGGCGCGCCGGCGCATATGACCATTGGCGAGCCGAAACACCCGTTTCCGGCCTGGATCACCGACGTCATCACCGAACACGCCCACGAATTCGGCAATTACCCCGCGAACGAGGGCACGCCCGAACTCCGCCAGTCGATCACCGACTGGGTGAACCGCCGTTATGGCGTCACCCTCAAGCCCGACACGAACGTGATGGCCCTCAACGGCACCCGCGAGGGGCTCTACAACGCCATGATGGCGCTCTGCCCCGAGGCGAAGAACGGCAAGTGGCCGATGGTCCTCATCCCCAACCCGTTCTACCAGGTCTACATGGTCGCGGCCCTCAGCGTCGGCGCCGAGCCGGTCTTTCTGCCGGCCACCAAGGAAAACGGCTTCCTGCCGGATTTCAGCGAGGTCCCCGGCGATATCCTCAATCAGGTCACCGTCGCCTATCTCTGCTCGCCCTCCAACCCGCAGGGCGCCGTCGCCACGCGCGAGGACTGGGCCCACCTCATCGGCCTCGCCGAGCTCTACGACTTCAAGATCTTCGCCGACGAATGCTATTCCGAGATCTACCGCGATGAGCCCCCCGTGGGCGCCCTCCAGGTGGCACGTGAAATGGGCGCCGACCCCGAGCGGGTCGTGATCTTCCACAGCCTCTCGAAACGCTCGAACCTGCCCGGCCTGCGCTCGGGCTTCGTGGCGGGCGGGCCGGAATCGATCCGCCGGATGAAACAGCTGCGCGCCTATGCCGGCGCGCCCCTGCCCATGCCGCTTCAGCGCGTCGCCGAAAAGGTCTGGGCAGATGAGAGCCATGTCGAGGAAAACCGCGCGCTCTATCAGGAGAAATACGCGCTGGCCGACACGATCATGAACCGCGTGCCGGGCTATCAACCGCCCGAGGCCGGGTTCTTTCTCTGGCTGCCCGTCGCCGATGGCGAGGAAGCGGCCCTGCGGCTCTGGAAGAAGACAGGCGTCCGGGTGCTCCCCGGCGCCTATCTCAGCCGCGACACTGACGCCGGGAACCCCGGCAAGAACTATATCCGGGTCGCGATGGTGGCCCCAAAAGACGAGATGGCGGATGGCCTCACACGGCTGCGCGACTGTCTCTACACATGA
- a CDS encoding DNA translocase FtsK: MAYQTRGRDPLLDSSMAEAIEKRGKELAGLVLLAIGMMATAMILTYHPDDPSWMSATDAPVKNWMGHLGASIAATVFMVIGWGALGFAIMICGWGLRFTLHQGEDRAVSRLIFAPIWLALLSLFAATLTPGTSWSATHSFGLGGLFGDTVLATLMGLLPFGAGLSLKLLSLIMAALSVGVGLFVLGASRRELLLAARFLLVGVIMSYATFRAMLGRGATGAAHASMGLKSGVQGHLQRRAERRAEEAAYAEEEERAARIVPPAPARKLRAEPSLVNRQPNAPAAQAAPKTAPVAAPAPAPAPKPEPEKTGGLLSRMPSLIRRPEPEPEPELVDREYHGDLPDTPGPDRIRAKIADAIKSRRHPTEEELEVQEIPADKPLTKGRGRGPDPLLLAPRSAQLPPEPPLTAAQARVPQAPMQEPVNDFATDGAYDDAAYDDSDFAIYDDEDNLPPEPVLQARPRIPAAEPKKVVQHPPRKAPQPSTQARAEAQPALQFEEKPQFDFELPALSLLTNPAKIERHHLSDEALEENARMLENVLDDYGVKGEIVSVRPGPVVTMYELEPAPGLKASRVIGLADDIARSMSALSARVSTVPGRSVIGIELPNDNREMVVLRELLASRDFGDSNMRLPLALGKDIGGDPVISSLAKMPHLLIAGTTGSGKSVAINTMILSLLYKLTPEDCRLIMIDPKMLELSVYDGIPHLLSPVVTDPKKAVVALKWVVAEMEERYRKMSKMGVRNIDGYNSRVEDALSRGEMFSRTVQTGFDDETGEPVFETDEFAPEKMPYIVVIVDEMADLMMVAGKEIEACIQRLAQMARASGIHLIMATQRPSVDVITGTIKANFPTRISFQVTSKVDSRTILGEMGAEQLLGMGDMLYMAGGGKITRCHGPFVSDEEVEEVVSHLKAYGPPDYVGGVQEGPEEDKASNIDAVLGLNTGGNTDGEDALYDQAVQIAITDRKCSTSYIQRKLAIGYNKAARLVEQMEEEGVVSPANHVGKREILVPEQ; the protein is encoded by the coding sequence ATGGCATACCAGACACGCGGGCGCGACCCGTTGCTTGACAGTTCGATGGCCGAGGCAATCGAGAAGCGCGGCAAGGAACTTGCCGGGCTTGTCCTGCTGGCGATCGGGATGATGGCGACGGCGATGATCCTGACATACCACCCCGACGACCCAAGCTGGATGTCCGCCACCGATGCGCCCGTGAAGAACTGGATGGGCCATCTCGGCGCCTCCATCGCCGCCACCGTCTTCATGGTGATCGGCTGGGGCGCGCTGGGCTTCGCCATCATGATCTGCGGCTGGGGCCTCCGCTTCACCCTCCACCAGGGCGAAGACCGCGCCGTCAGCCGGCTGATCTTCGCACCGATCTGGCTGGCGCTGCTGTCGCTCTTCGCCGCAACGCTGACGCCCGGCACAAGCTGGTCCGCCACCCACAGCTTCGGGTTGGGCGGGCTCTTCGGCGATACGGTTCTCGCCACCCTCATGGGCCTTCTGCCCTTCGGCGCGGGGCTCAGCCTCAAGCTCCTGTCGCTGATCATGGCCGCCCTCTCGGTCGGCGTCGGCCTCTTCGTGCTCGGTGCCTCCCGCCGCGAACTGCTGCTCGCCGCCCGCTTCCTCCTCGTCGGCGTCATCATGAGCTACGCCACCTTCCGCGCCATGCTGGGCCGCGGCGCCACCGGGGCGGCACACGCCTCGATGGGCCTCAAGTCCGGCGTCCAGGGCCACCTTCAACGCCGCGCCGAGCGCCGCGCCGAGGAAGCCGCCTATGCCGAGGAAGAAGAACGCGCCGCCCGCATCGTGCCCCCTGCCCCGGCCCGCAAGCTGCGCGCCGAACCCTCCCTCGTGAACCGGCAACCCAACGCGCCCGCGGCACAGGCCGCGCCGAAAACGGCCCCCGTCGCCGCGCCGGCCCCTGCCCCGGCCCCGAAACCCGAGCCCGAGAAAACCGGCGGCCTCCTCTCCCGGATGCCCTCGCTCATCCGCCGCCCCGAACCCGAGCCGGAACCGGAACTCGTCGACCGCGAATACCACGGCGACCTGCCCGACACGCCCGGCCCCGACCGGATCCGCGCCAAGATCGCCGACGCGATCAAGTCGCGCCGCCACCCCACCGAGGAAGAGCTCGAGGTCCAGGAAATCCCTGCCGACAAGCCCCTGACCAAGGGCCGCGGCCGTGGCCCCGACCCGCTGCTCCTCGCCCCCCGCTCGGCCCAGCTGCCGCCCGAGCCGCCGCTGACGGCGGCCCAGGCCCGCGTGCCCCAGGCCCCGATGCAAGAGCCCGTCAACGACTTCGCGACCGACGGCGCCTATGACGACGCCGCCTATGACGACAGCGATTTCGCCATCTACGACGACGAAGACAACCTGCCCCCCGAGCCGGTCCTGCAGGCCAGGCCGCGCATCCCCGCGGCCGAGCCCAAGAAGGTCGTCCAGCACCCGCCACGCAAGGCGCCGCAACCCTCCACCCAGGCCCGGGCCGAAGCCCAGCCCGCCCTGCAATTCGAGGAAAAACCGCAGTTCGACTTCGAGCTTCCGGCCCTCAGCCTGCTGACCAACCCGGCCAAGATCGAACGCCACCACCTTTCCGACGAGGCGCTCGAGGAAAACGCCCGGATGCTGGAAAACGTACTCGACGATTACGGCGTCAAGGGCGAGATCGTCTCGGTCCGCCCCGGCCCCGTCGTCACCATGTACGAGCTGGAACCGGCCCCCGGCCTCAAGGCCTCCCGCGTGATCGGCCTGGCCGACGACATCGCCCGCTCAATGTCGGCGCTCTCGGCGCGTGTCTCCACCGTGCCGGGCCGCAGCGTCATCGGCATCGAGCTGCCCAACGACAACCGCGAGATGGTCGTCCTGCGCGAACTCCTCGCCTCCCGCGATTTCGGCGACAGCAACATGCGCCTGCCGCTGGCACTGGGCAAGGATATCGGCGGCGATCCGGTCATTTCCAGCCTCGCCAAGATGCCCCACCTGCTCATCGCCGGCACCACCGGCTCGGGCAAGTCCGTGGCCATCAACACCATGATCCTCAGCCTCCTCTACAAGCTCACGCCAGAGGATTGCCGCCTGATCATGATCGACCCCAAGATGCTGGAACTCTCCGTCTATGACGGCATCCCGCACCTTCTCTCGCCCGTGGTGACCGACCCGAAAAAGGCGGTCGTCGCCCTGAAATGGGTCGTGGCCGAGATGGAGGAACGCTACCGGAAGATGTCCAAGATGGGCGTCCGCAATATCGACGGCTACAACAGCCGCGTCGAAGACGCGCTCTCGCGCGGCGAGATGTTCTCGCGCACCGTCCAGACCGGCTTTGACGACGAGACCGGCGAACCCGTCTTCGAAACCGACGAATTCGCCCCCGAGAAGATGCCCTACATCGTCGTCATCGTCGACGAGATGGCCGACCTGATGATGGTCGCCGGCAAGGAGATCGAGGCCTGCATCCAGCGCCTCGCCCAGATGGCCCGCGCCTCCGGCATCCACCTCATCATGGCCACCCAGCGCCCCTCGGTCGACGTCATCACCGGCACGATCAAGGCCAACTTCCCGACCCGGATCTCCTTCCAGGTGACCTCGAAAGTCGACAGCCGCACCATCCTCGGCGAAATGGGCGCCGAGCAACTGCTCGGCATGGGCGACATGCTCTACATGGCCGGCGGCGGCAAGATCACCCGCTGCCACGGGCCCTTCGTCTCGGACGAGGAAGTCGAGGAAGTCGTCAGCCACCTCAAGGCCTACGGCCCGCCCGACTATGTCGGCGGCGTGCAGGAAGGCCCGGAAGAGGACAAGGCCAGCAACATCGACGCGGTCCTCGGCCTCAACACCGGCGGCAACACCGATGGCGAGGACGCCCTCTACGACCAGGCCGTCCAGATCGCCATCACCGACAGGAAGTGCTCCACCTCCTACATCCAGCGCAAGCTGGCCATCGGCTACAACAAGGCCGCGCGCCTCGTCGAGCAGATGGAGGAAGAGGGCGTCGTCAGCCCCGCCAACCACGTCGGCAAGCGCGAAATCCTCGTGCCCGAGCAATAA
- a CDS encoding LolA family protein, with translation MTMIRTLLASAALSLAALPAAAEQLSLNEISGYLNSFKSAQGKFTQINEDQTISTGQIYIKRPGRVRFEYDPPDETLVLADGTRVGVIDPKSNTGPEAYPLHRTPLKIILANNVDFTRERMVTGHESDGKTTTVRAQDPENPDYGSIELVFTDNPVELRQWVVTDDTGTRTTVVLGDLKTGMQLDDEQFVIPGVGVEKRDR, from the coding sequence ATGACCATGATACGCACCCTCCTGGCCTCGGCCGCCCTCTCTCTCGCGGCTCTGCCCGCAGCGGCCGAGCAGCTATCGCTGAACGAAATCTCGGGCTATCTCAACAGCTTCAAGAGCGCTCAGGGCAAGTTCACCCAGATCAACGAAGATCAGACGATCTCGACCGGCCAGATCTACATCAAGCGTCCCGGCCGGGTGCGCTTCGAATACGATCCGCCCGACGAAACGCTGGTGCTGGCCGACGGCACCCGCGTCGGCGTGATCGACCCCAAGTCGAACACCGGCCCCGAGGCCTATCCGCTCCACCGCACGCCGCTCAAGATCATCCTCGCCAACAACGTGGATTTCACCCGCGAGCGCATGGTCACCGGCCATGAAAGCGACGGCAAGACCACAACCGTCCGCGCGCAGGATCCCGAAAACCCCGATTACGGCAGCATCGAGCTCGTCTTCACCGACAACCCGGTCGAGCTGCGCCAGTGGGTCGTCACCGACGACACCGGCACGCGCACGACGGTTGTGCTGGGCGATCTGAAAACTGGCATGCAGCTCGATGACGAACAGTTCGTCATCCCCGGCGTCGGCGTGGAGAAACGCGACCGGTAA
- a CDS encoding transglycosylase SLT domain-containing protein — MSRTLRAILLVLLVGSCGGRTAGPAPDNLDDACVILRERPQYARAFRATERQWGIPIHVQMATIYQESKFDGEARTPFRWTLGVIPMGRISSAYGYSQALDGTWEEYKEEQGRYRARRNDIHDATDFMGWYMAKTTEHLGISRHDTRNQYLAYHEGRGGYRSGSYNKKAWLVRVADKTAARAKAYEAQLASCRRY; from the coding sequence ATGAGCAGAACTCTTCGCGCGATATTATTGGTTTTGTTGGTGGGGTCGTGTGGCGGCCGCACTGCCGGACCCGCGCCCGACAATCTTGACGACGCTTGCGTGATCCTGCGCGAGCGGCCGCAATATGCCCGCGCCTTCCGTGCGACGGAACGGCAATGGGGCATTCCCATTCACGTGCAGATGGCGACCATCTACCAGGAGAGCAAGTTCGACGGGGAGGCGCGCACGCCCTTCCGCTGGACGCTGGGGGTGATCCCGATGGGCCGGATCAGTTCGGCCTACGGGTACAGCCAGGCGCTTGACGGCACGTGGGAGGAATACAAGGAAGAGCAGGGGCGCTACCGCGCCCGGCGGAACGACATCCACGACGCGACCGACTTCATGGGCTGGTACATGGCGAAGACGACCGAGCATCTCGGCATCTCGCGGCATGACACGCGCAACCAGTACCTTGCCTATCACGAAGGCCGGGGCGGTTACCGGAGCGGCAGCTACAACAAGAAGGCGTGGCTGGTGCGGGTGGCCGACAAGACGGCGGCGCGGGCGAAAGCCTATGAGGCGCAGCTGGCGAGTTGCCGTAGGTACTGA
- the hspQ gene encoding heat shock protein HspQ codes for MYTTRAKYHLGQVVRHRKHPFRGVVFDVDPEFSNTEEWYESLPEESRPSKEQPFYHLLAENDQSYYIAYVSEQNLIADYSGEPVGHPDIPDLFGPFEDGHYPLHFQLN; via the coding sequence ATGTATACGACACGTGCGAAATATCACTTGGGTCAAGTTGTGCGCCACCGGAAGCATCCGTTCCGGGGGGTGGTCTTCGACGTCGATCCCGAATTCTCCAACACCGAGGAGTGGTACGAGTCCCTCCCCGAGGAGAGCCGCCCGTCGAAGGAACAGCCCTTCTACCACCTGCTCGCCGAAAACGACCAGAGCTACTACATCGCCTATGTCAGCGAACAGAACCTGATCGCCGACTATTCCGGCGAACCGGTGGGTCACCCCGACATCCCCGATCTCTTCGGCCCGTTCGAAGACGGCCACTACCCGCTGCATTTCCAGCTCAACTGA
- a CDS encoding IS110 family transposase produces the protein MPQDVIGVDIAKDWIDVFFLSTGRAERVPMATAELRAFAARARGALVVFEASGGYEHPLAEALGAADVTYARVNPRQAREFARATGRLAKTDRVDARVLAEMGRALALRPTPPADPGRARLAGLMGRRDDLGAMLRAEMARLRQARDASVRRDIGSMIALLRRRIGKLEAEIAAVIGADEALSDRSRLLRTMPGVGPLLAASLLARLPELGRLDRRAIASLAGLAPHACDSGRFRGKRRIWGGRAEVRRTLYLAGFIASRYDPALRAFRRKLQEAGKPVKLAIVACARKLLTVLNAMLRDQREHRPAAG, from the coding sequence TTGCCACAAGATGTCATCGGCGTCGATATCGCCAAGGACTGGATCGACGTCTTCTTTCTTTCCACCGGTCGGGCGGAGCGGGTGCCGATGGCGACCGCCGAGCTTCGGGCTTTCGCCGCCCGGGCCCGGGGGGCGCTGGTGGTGTTCGAGGCCTCGGGCGGGTACGAGCACCCGCTGGCCGAGGCGCTCGGCGCGGCGGATGTCACCTACGCCCGGGTCAACCCGCGGCAGGCGCGGGAGTTCGCCCGCGCCACGGGCCGGCTGGCCAAGACCGACCGGGTCGATGCCCGGGTGCTGGCGGAGATGGGTCGGGCGCTGGCTTTGCGCCCGACGCCGCCGGCCGATCCCGGGCGGGCGCGGCTGGCCGGCCTGATGGGCCGCCGGGACGATCTCGGCGCGATGCTGCGGGCCGAGATGGCGCGCCTGCGTCAGGCCCGCGATGCCTCTGTCCGCCGCGATATCGGCAGCATGATCGCGCTGCTGCGCCGCCGGATCGGCAAGCTCGAGGCCGAGATCGCCGCGGTGATCGGGGCGGATGAGGCGCTGTCGGACCGGTCGCGCCTCTTGCGGACGATGCCGGGGGTGGGGCCGCTGCTGGCGGCAAGCCTGCTGGCCCGGCTGCCCGAGCTGGGCCGTCTCGACCGCCGGGCGATCGCCAGCCTCGCCGGTCTGGCGCCGCATGCCTGCGACAGCGGCCGGTTCCGGGGGAAGCGGCGGATCTGGGGCGGCCGCGCGGAGGTGCGGCGCACGCTCTACCTCGCGGGGTTCATCGCCAGCCGGTATGACCCGGCGCTAAGGGCCTTCCGGCGCAAGCTGCAGGAGGCGGGAAAACCGGTCAAACTCGCCATCGTCGCCTGCGCCCGCAAGCTGCTCACCGTCCTCAACGCAATGCTGCGGGATCAAAGAGAGCACCGGCCAGCGGCAGGATAA